The proteins below are encoded in one region of Gambusia affinis linkage group LG07, SWU_Gaff_1.0, whole genome shotgun sequence:
- the LOC122834121 gene encoding kinetochore protein SLK19-like isoform X1, with the protein MRRSIQEWQTMEDELTDDDPQSQKNLMKNEDERARDTTRRSTLPEDNQTENSPSKERVQQAEKDLRKQQQNTYQLKKEIKLLEVKNFKLSNNFKGISAKFLESVTRIEELEGQLKNMEQALAEKTHSLMAETARRRDLSDKVAGLKVYRDRALDAEKQVKELKDDNQRLKIQVDASQLKAMTSRNESESLKAELKMQSDILKTKENTIDNFKMVLDAKEKILDAQKEEIKKQRKVAQETEMEAKRNRQNEETSMKRLKHKDDENLSLRKEITSLHKSLHDFERKMSKQESKYQVLQEKCERAQTEKANLQKKYQKLKTSAANLEKEIIETQTLLEKSKQETQFFKHQVEQVKIKLVDTKDNSKENKIKFEKDLLRTREDYMKLKTQREDALTKNRRAAEVLLSNNRKIGIQADIIREQECKIVELTKEVLRLHANEQKFRMVKETYSKVQRLGLNEENGDIILLPDTDKKTGKLTMLRTENRRLSTKLKEKVTEIENLKLEEANLQNVMKCLTSKLDHVPEDVMLQVQESQTTIKALRRQKKALEAEVIRLSDFETGKHPWVLYNGKMGELQQKMQIGGLHQKLLRFNGTNKVESVSRFAADAEQNCPVLVYSVESSITNVEHILPNFGPNTDYSYPWDWNITSSRKWSL; encoded by the exons ATGAGACGTTCAATACAAGAATGGCAGACCATGGAGGATGAATTAACTGACGATGATCCTCAATCCCAAAAGAACCTCATGAAAAATGAGGATGAAAGAGCCAGAGACACAACACGGCGATCCACACTGCCAGAGGACAACCAGACAGAAAACTCTCCGTCCAAAGAGAGAGTCCAACAAGCTGAAAAAGATTTAcggaaacaacaacagaacacatatcagctgaagaaggaaattaaattgctggaggttaaaaattttaaactttccaaCAACTTTAAAGGGATTTCCGCTAAATTTCTGGAAAGTGTAACTAGGATTGAGGAACTAGAAGGTCAGttaaaaaacatggaacaagcTCTTGCAGAGAAGACACATTCTCTCATGGCTGAAACTGCACGGAGGCGCGACTTGTCTGACAAAGTGGCAGGACTGAAAGTGTACAGAGATCGAGCCcttgatgcagaaaaacaggtGAAAGAGCTGAAAGACGACAACCAAAGATTGAAAATACAGGTAGATGCGTCTCAGCTAAAAGCAATGACATCTAGAAATGAATCAGAGAGCCTGAAAGCTGAGCTTAAGATGCAGTCTGATATATTGAAAACTAAAGAGAACACAATTGACAATTTTAAGATGGTCTTGGATGCAAAGGAAAAGATACTTGATGCTCAGAAGGAGGAGATTAAGAAACAACGCAAAGTCGCACAAGAGACAGAAATGGAGGCAAAAAGAAATCGCCAGAATGAAGAAACTTCTATGAAGCgactaaaacacaaagatgacgAAAATCTGAGCCTACGAAAGGAAATCACGTCATTACACAAGTCTTTGCATGATTTTGAGAGGAAGATGTCTAAACAAGAGTCGAAATACCAAGTCCTCCAGGAGAAATGTGAACgtgctcaaacagaaaaagcaaacctacagaaaaaatatcaaaaactaaaaacttctgCAGCAAATCTTGAGAAAGAGATTATTGAAACCCAGACACTCCTGGAAAAGTCCAAGCAAGAGACtcaattttttaaacatcaggTGGAGCAGGTCAAGATAAAGCTGGTTGACACGAAAGACAACAGCAaggaaaataagataaaatttgaaaaggacCTCCTGCGTACACGGGAAGATTACATGAAACTGAAAACGCAGAGAGAAGACGCTCTgaccaaaaacagaagagctgcagaagtACTTCTcagcaataacagaaaaattggAATACAAGCCGATATCATTCGTGAACAGGAATGCAAGATCGTAGAACTAACTAAGGAAGTTCTGCGACTCCATGCAAATGAGCAGAAATTCAGAATGGTTAAAGAAACGTATTCCAAGGTGCAAAGGCTGGGGCTAAATGAGGAGAATGGAGATATTATACTTCTCCCAGACACGGACAAGAAAACGGGAAAACTCACAATGCTTCGCACTGAGAACCGCAGATTGTCCacaaaactgaaagagaaagtgacagaaattgAAAATCTAAAGCTTGAGGAGGCGAATCTCCAGAATGTGATGAAGTGTCTCACGTCTAAGTTAGACCATGTGCCGGAAGATGTAATGCTTCAAGTTCAGGAGAGTCAGACCACCATCAAAGCtctgagaagacagaaaaaagcacTAGAGGCAGAG GTAATAAGACTGAGCGATTTTGAAACTGGTAAACACCCCTGGGTGTTGTACAATGGGAAAATGGGTGAACTACAACAG aaaatgcAAATAGGCGGCCTCCACCAAAAGCTTTTGAGGTTCAATGGAACAAACAAGGTGGAAAGTGTGTCAAGG TTTGCTGCAGATGCTGAACAAAATTGTCCAGTTTTGGTATATTCTGTGGAGTCAAGCATTACTAATGTTGAGCACATTCTTCCAAACTTTGGTCCCAATACGGATTATTCCTATCCCTGGGATTGGAACATTACCTCTTCTAGGAAGTGGTCTTTGTAA
- the LOC122834121 gene encoding kinetochore protein SLK19-like isoform X2, whose product MRRSIQEWQTMEDELTDDDPQSQKNLMKNEDERARDTTRRSTLPEDNQTENSPSKERVQQAEKDLRKQQQNTYQLKKEIKLLEVKNFKLSNNFKGISAKFLESVTRIEELEGQLKNMEQALAEKTHSLMAETARRRDLSDKVAGLKVYRDRALDAEKQVKELKDDNQRLKIQVDASQLKAMTSRNESESLKAELKMQSDILKTKENTIDNFKMVLDAKEKILDAQKEEIKKQRKVAQETEMEAKRNRQNEETSMKRLKHKDDENLSLRKEITSLHKSLHDFERKMSKQESKYQVLQEKCERAQTEKANLQKKYQKLKTSAANLEKEIIETQTLLEKSKQETQFFKHQVEQVKIKLVDTKDNSKENKIKFEKDLLRTREDYMKLKTQREDALTKNRRAAEVLLSNNRKIGIQADIIREQECKIVELTKEVLRLHANEQKFRMVKETYSKVQRLGLNEENGDIILLPDTDKKTGKLTMLRTENRRLSTKLKEKVTEIENLKLEEANLQNVMKCLTSKLDHVPEDVMLQVQESQTTIKALRRQKKALEAEQQ is encoded by the exons ATGAGACGTTCAATACAAGAATGGCAGACCATGGAGGATGAATTAACTGACGATGATCCTCAATCCCAAAAGAACCTCATGAAAAATGAGGATGAAAGAGCCAGAGACACAACACGGCGATCCACACTGCCAGAGGACAACCAGACAGAAAACTCTCCGTCCAAAGAGAGAGTCCAACAAGCTGAAAAAGATTTAcggaaacaacaacagaacacatatcagctgaagaaggaaattaaattgctggaggttaaaaattttaaactttccaaCAACTTTAAAGGGATTTCCGCTAAATTTCTGGAAAGTGTAACTAGGATTGAGGAACTAGAAGGTCAGttaaaaaacatggaacaagcTCTTGCAGAGAAGACACATTCTCTCATGGCTGAAACTGCACGGAGGCGCGACTTGTCTGACAAAGTGGCAGGACTGAAAGTGTACAGAGATCGAGCCcttgatgcagaaaaacaggtGAAAGAGCTGAAAGACGACAACCAAAGATTGAAAATACAGGTAGATGCGTCTCAGCTAAAAGCAATGACATCTAGAAATGAATCAGAGAGCCTGAAAGCTGAGCTTAAGATGCAGTCTGATATATTGAAAACTAAAGAGAACACAATTGACAATTTTAAGATGGTCTTGGATGCAAAGGAAAAGATACTTGATGCTCAGAAGGAGGAGATTAAGAAACAACGCAAAGTCGCACAAGAGACAGAAATGGAGGCAAAAAGAAATCGCCAGAATGAAGAAACTTCTATGAAGCgactaaaacacaaagatgacgAAAATCTGAGCCTACGAAAGGAAATCACGTCATTACACAAGTCTTTGCATGATTTTGAGAGGAAGATGTCTAAACAAGAGTCGAAATACCAAGTCCTCCAGGAGAAATGTGAACgtgctcaaacagaaaaagcaaacctacagaaaaaatatcaaaaactaaaaacttctgCAGCAAATCTTGAGAAAGAGATTATTGAAACCCAGACACTCCTGGAAAAGTCCAAGCAAGAGACtcaattttttaaacatcaggTGGAGCAGGTCAAGATAAAGCTGGTTGACACGAAAGACAACAGCAaggaaaataagataaaatttgaaaaggacCTCCTGCGTACACGGGAAGATTACATGAAACTGAAAACGCAGAGAGAAGACGCTCTgaccaaaaacagaagagctgcagaagtACTTCTcagcaataacagaaaaattggAATACAAGCCGATATCATTCGTGAACAGGAATGCAAGATCGTAGAACTAACTAAGGAAGTTCTGCGACTCCATGCAAATGAGCAGAAATTCAGAATGGTTAAAGAAACGTATTCCAAGGTGCAAAGGCTGGGGCTAAATGAGGAGAATGGAGATATTATACTTCTCCCAGACACGGACAAGAAAACGGGAAAACTCACAATGCTTCGCACTGAGAACCGCAGATTGTCCacaaaactgaaagagaaagtgacagaaattgAAAATCTAAAGCTTGAGGAGGCGAATCTCCAGAATGTGATGAAGTGTCTCACGTCTAAGTTAGACCATGTGCCGGAAGATGTAATGCTTCAAGTTCAGGAGAGTCAGACCACCATCAAAGCtctgagaagacagaaaaaagcacTAGAGGCAGAG CAGCAGTAA
- the prok2 gene encoding prokineticin-2: MRSFFLLLLSLILVSHGSTAVITGACEKDSQCGGGTCCAVSLWIHSLRVCMPMGQEGANCHPLSHKVPFFGKRLHHTCPCLPNLSCVAISQGKAKCLSPYEYPEYFL; the protein is encoded by the exons ATGAGGTCGTTCTTCCTTCTGCTCCTTTCTTTGATCCTGGTGTCTCATGGATCGACGGCTGTCATCACGGGG gCCTGTGAAAAGGACTCTCAGTGTGGAGGAGGGACGTGCTGTGCAGTCAGCTTATGGATTCACAGCCTGCGTGTGTGCATGCCCATGGGACAGGAAGGAGCCAACTGTCACCCTTTGAGCCACAAG GTTCCTTTCTTTGGGAAAAGACTCCATCACACCTGTCCCTGCCTCCCCAACCTGTCCTGTGTTGCCATTAGCCAGGGAAAAGCCAAATGCCTCTCACCTTATGAGTATCCAGAATATTTCTTGTGA